The DNA region CCCGATCCGTGAACGTCCGTGAAAGGCGCGACTTCCCCTTCGACCAGCATGATGCCGTCTTTGTCGGCAAAGACGTCGGTCCCGAGCCGGAAATGTGCGTGGCCGCCTTTGATCACCGCGGCCTTTGCCCCGTGATCTATGAACCAGTATGCCGCCTCTTCCATCGACTCAGACCCGGTGATGGTGATTCCCGAAAGGGCCGCGGCTTCGGGGATGTTCGGAGTTATCACGGTGGTCCGCGGCAGAAGTTCGGCAACGAGCCGCTCCTGGCCCGCCTCGTCGAGAAGCCGGTATTCTTTTGTCGCGAGAAGCACCGGGTCGACGACGAGGTTTCGCCCTTCGGGAATGGAGGCGGCAACGATATTCACCGTCTCCGCATTTTTGAGCATGCCCGTTTTGTAGCAGCCGATAGGGAAATCCTCTTCGAGGGCGTCGATCTGCTTTTTGATGAAGGCGGCGGGAACGCTCGATGAATCGAGAACGTGCGTGGCGTTCTGGGCGGTCAGGGCCGCGATCACGGTCATCCC from Methanocorpusculum labreanum Z includes:
- the thiD gene encoding bifunctional hydroxymethylpyrimidine kinase/phosphomethylpyrimidine kinase produces the protein MNSRENTMAFAATIAGSDPSAGAGIQVDLKTMAACGVWGMTVIAALTAQNATHVLDSSSVPAAFIKKQIDALEEDFPIGCYKTGMLKNAETVNIVAASIPEGRNLVVDPVLLATKEYRLLDEAGQERLVAELLPRTTVITPNIPEAAALSGITITGSESMEEAAYWFIDHGAKAAVIKGGHAHFRLGTDVFADKDGIMLVEGEVAPFTDVHGSGCCYASAIAAHIALGYPVRDAVLEAKKFVTGAIKYSWEYAPGRRTMNPGWQQHKTYYTKF